A single Arachidicoccus sp. BS20 DNA region contains:
- a CDS encoding YbfB/YjiJ family MFS transporter, which produces MKTSFDKRNYFVTAFTGLSALLIGIGLGRFGYPPLIPALINHKWFTVAQADYLGAANLTGYIFGSVVATLLNRYIPSVTLIKSMLIITLITFLGCAYPLPFILYFVLRLIAGVTGGVLMVVTAPTLFKHAAKERKGVIGGLIFSGVGIGIALAGTIIPLLVTNGIRQTWFAFAIAAAILIIVTWKGWPNGSNEKHLPLVEKHSGKHKKIANRTVLLLLVSYACNAIGFVPHTVFWVDFISRGLHLGIDKGTQFWVLLGLAAAIGPLFTGYIADKVGFAKSIRISLAVKAIGVILPLVSTATWSLAVSGIFVGSLALGISSLAAGRTAELVLPAHQKKAWSYMTITYSVSHALTAYILTYIFSIYHSYYLLFVIGAVALIIGSVTDYWSSISVRQH; this is translated from the coding sequence GTGAAAACATCTTTTGATAAACGGAACTATTTTGTAACGGCATTTACGGGATTATCGGCGTTGCTTATCGGTATTGGCTTAGGACGCTTCGGTTATCCGCCGTTGATTCCCGCGCTGATTAATCATAAATGGTTTACCGTAGCGCAGGCAGATTATTTAGGCGCAGCCAATTTAACGGGATATATTTTCGGTTCGGTCGTAGCCACACTGCTGAACAGGTACATACCATCAGTTACTCTCATCAAGTCAATGCTTATTATTACGCTTATTACCTTTTTGGGTTGCGCTTATCCTTTACCATTTATTCTTTATTTCGTTTTACGGTTGATAGCGGGCGTCACAGGCGGCGTATTAATGGTAGTAACCGCGCCTACACTTTTCAAACATGCGGCAAAAGAAAGAAAGGGTGTAATAGGCGGATTGATTTTTTCGGGTGTCGGTATCGGCATTGCGCTGGCAGGCACTATCATTCCTTTATTGGTAACAAACGGAATCCGTCAAACCTGGTTTGCTTTTGCTATTGCGGCAGCCATTTTAATTATCGTTACCTGGAAAGGCTGGCCCAATGGCAGTAACGAAAAGCATCTGCCATTGGTGGAGAAGCATTCGGGCAAGCACAAAAAGATTGCCAACCGAACCGTTTTATTGTTGCTGGTTTCGTACGCTTGCAACGCTATTGGCTTTGTGCCACACACGGTTTTTTGGGTGGATTTTATCAGCCGCGGGTTGCATTTGGGTATAGATAAGGGCACACAGTTTTGGGTATTGTTAGGATTGGCGGCAGCTATCGGTCCGTTGTTTACAGGCTACATTGCAGACAAAGTGGGCTTTGCAAAAAGCATCCGTATCAGCCTTGCGGTAAAAGCAATCGGCGTAATACTTCCTTTAGTTTCTACCGCTACCTGGAGCCTTGCCGTGTCCGGCATTTTTGTGGGCAGCCTGGCATTAGGCATCAGTTCCTTAGCTGCGGGAAGAACGGCAGAACTGGTTTTGCCCGCACATCAGAAAAAAGCGTGGAGCTATATGACTATCACTTACTCTGTTTCGCACGCGTTGACGGCGTACATACTCACTTATATTTTTTCCATTTATCATTCCTATTATTTGCTGTTTGTCATTGGTGCCGTGGCGCTGATTATAGGAAGTGTTACGGACTATTGGAGTTCCATATCCGTTCGACAGCATTAA
- a CDS encoding DUF4286 family protein, translating to MVSYNVFIKTEKEIENDFAQWFRKEHIPQIIATGCFEGFILSRQIEPIDNGNKVLVCRFFCKSFAEYQHYINDFSKKMRDDFPERFLNKYKISRTVEQR from the coding sequence ATGGTGTCATACAATGTTTTTATAAAAACGGAAAAAGAAATTGAAAATGATTTTGCGCAATGGTTTCGCAAAGAGCATATTCCGCAAATAATTGCTACAGGCTGTTTTGAGGGCTTTATACTAAGCAGGCAAATTGAACCTATTGATAATGGAAACAAAGTACTGGTATGCCGATTTTTCTGTAAGAGCTTTGCAGAATATCAACATTATATAAATGATTTCAGTAAAAAAATGAGAGATGATTTTCCCGAACGATTTCTGAATAAATATAAAATAAGCAGAACCGTAGAGCAACGCTAA
- a CDS encoding LysR family transcriptional regulator: protein MNINDLKIFQAVAEYGSFTKAAAVANTVQSNVTARVKYLEDFFRAKLLTRTTRRIELTDEGLQVLKAAKEMQLLIDKTISSVSKSNLPPSGIVKIGCIHSTAALRAPGILGNFTKRYPDMEFRLKTGTTSSLIKDVLSFKLDGAFVSGKVNNAALDIEPVFTEELSIISSSLNSTLEEALSHSNPVKLIVFSKGCAYRERLCEILNGKGIETYKFIEMDTLDGIINSVETGIGITLLPAELIRKNYSYRSLHTFSLPKRKAKCTTHFIKRKDFPMSDGYAMFLKSVKDGYSV, encoded by the coding sequence ATGAATATTAATGACCTTAAAATATTTCAAGCTGTTGCCGAATACGGAAGCTTTACCAAAGCGGCGGCGGTAGCCAATACCGTTCAGTCAAACGTAACGGCAAGGGTTAAGTATTTAGAAGATTTTTTTCGGGCGAAACTATTGACACGCACCACCCGTAGAATTGAATTGACCGATGAGGGTTTGCAGGTTTTAAAGGCTGCTAAGGAAATGCAATTGTTGATTGACAAAACAATTTCTTCCGTAAGCAAAAGCAATTTACCGCCAAGCGGTATTGTGAAAATCGGCTGCATACATTCTACGGCAGCCTTAAGAGCGCCGGGCATTCTCGGTAATTTCACCAAACGTTATCCCGATATGGAATTCAGGTTAAAAACAGGCACTACATCAAGTTTGATAAAAGACGTTTTATCTTTTAAATTAGACGGGGCTTTTGTTTCAGGCAAGGTAAACAACGCGGCATTGGACATTGAACCCGTATTTACGGAAGAGCTTTCTATTATATCATCGTCTTTGAACAGCACGTTGGAAGAAGCTTTAAGTCATTCCAATCCTGTTAAATTAATAGTATTCAGCAAAGGCTGCGCCTATCGCGAAAGGCTATGCGAAATATTAAATGGTAAAGGTATTGAAACGTATAAATTTATAGAGATGGATACTTTGGACGGCATTATCAATTCCGTTGAAACAGGTATCGGCATTACTTTACTGCCGGCGGAACTTATCCGCAAAAATTATTCGTACAGAAGTCTGCATACATTTTCCCTGCCCAAACGAAAAGCCAAATGCACCACTCATTTCATCAAACGAAAAGACTTCCCAATGAGCGATGGATACGCCATGTTTTTGAAATCCGTTAAAGACGGTTATTCGGTATAG
- a CDS encoding ATP-binding cassette domain-containing protein — protein MLHSLKIDSVRLSFDGKLVLSSAYINSETGKISALLGRNGTGKSCLFRVAIGVLKTEDVSVSIDSASYFYAKEKSRLITYLPQFNFIPRRLTLERILKNFDIPKEKLLSNFPHFSASLGKKMFDFSGGERRLIEVFVIIFSNSLFSILDEPFSELMPLHIEKIKEILLNEKQRKGFIVTDHLYKQVMDISDDVYVLSNHNVYKIREVEEIEKLGYARL, from the coding sequence ATGCTTCATTCATTGAAAATAGACAGCGTGCGTTTGTCTTTTGACGGAAAACTTGTGTTATCGTCCGCATATATAAATAGTGAAACGGGAAAAATCTCTGCTTTGCTCGGACGAAACGGTACGGGAAAATCCTGTTTGTTCAGAGTTGCAATTGGCGTATTGAAAACAGAAGATGTTTCGGTATCGATTGACAGCGCATCTTATTTTTATGCAAAAGAAAAAAGCAGGTTAATCACTTATTTGCCACAATTTAATTTTATTCCAAGGCGATTAACTTTAGAAAGAATACTTAAAAATTTTGACATTCCCAAAGAGAAATTACTATCAAACTTTCCGCATTTTTCAGCATCTCTTGGTAAAAAAATGTTTGATTTTTCGGGCGGAGAAAGAAGACTGATTGAAGTTTTTGTTATTATATTTTCCAATAGTTTGTTTTCCATTCTGGATGAACCTTTTTCCGAACTGATGCCTTTGCATATCGAAAAAATAAAAGAAATCTTATTGAATGAAAAACAGCGTAAAGGTTTTATCGTTACCGACCATTTGTATAAACAAGTGATGGATATAAGCGACGACGTTTATGTGTTGTCGAATCATAATGTTTATAAAATAAGGGAGGTGGAAGAAATTGAAAAATTGGGTTATGCGAGATTATGA
- the atpC gene encoding ATP synthase F1 subunit epsilon gives MLLEILTPEKRIYSGEVYGVQLPGVEGLFEVLDKHAPLVSALGKGNVKVLRSANSNDRNFAITSGFVEVLNNKATVLVEGATELN, from the coding sequence ATGTTATTAGAAATATTAACTCCCGAAAAAAGAATATACAGCGGCGAAGTCTATGGCGTACAATTGCCGGGCGTAGAAGGTTTGTTTGAAGTATTAGACAAGCACGCACCGTTAGTAAGCGCTTTGGGCAAAGGCAATGTAAAAGTGCTGCGCTCCGCCAATAGCAATGATAGAAATTTTGCTATCACAAGCGGATTTGTGGAAGTGCTCAACAACAAAGCCACCGTTTTGGTCGAAGGTGCTACCGAATTGAATTAA
- the atpD gene encoding F0F1 ATP synthase subunit beta, with amino-acid sequence MANKGKIKQIIGAVVDVHFPNEQQLPEIYNSLELVKENGDKLVLEVQQHLGEDSVRTISMEGTEGLVRGMEVTDTGKPITMPVGDKINGRLFNVTGDPIDGLPAVSKENGRPIHNQPPAFEDLNTATEVLFTGIKVIDLIEPYAKGGKIGLFGGAGVGKTVLIQELINNIAKGYGGLSVFAGVGERTREGNDLLREMIEAGIMKYGDKFQHSMEEGGWDLSAVDLEGLKESRATFVFGQMNEPPGARARVALSGLTIAEYFRDGDGTGKGKDILFFVDNIFRFTQAGSEVSALLGRMPSAVGYQPTLATEMGLMQERITSTKNGSITSVQAVYVPADDLTDPAPATTFAHLDATTVLSRKIADLGIYPAVDPLDSTSRILTPAIVGDKHYDCANRVKLILQRYKELQDIIAILGMDELSDEDKLTVARARKVQRFLSQPFHVAEQFTGLKGVFVNIDDTIRAFNSIMDGEVDDYPEAAFNLVGTLEDAIEKGKKLLAQAQG; translated from the coding sequence ATGGCGAACAAAGGTAAAATTAAGCAAATTATCGGCGCGGTAGTCGATGTTCATTTCCCCAACGAGCAGCAGTTGCCCGAAATCTACAATTCATTGGAACTGGTAAAAGAAAACGGCGACAAGCTGGTTCTCGAAGTACAACAGCACCTCGGCGAAGACAGCGTGCGTACCATTTCAATGGAAGGTACCGAAGGTCTTGTACGTGGTATGGAAGTAACCGACACGGGAAAACCCATCACTATGCCCGTAGGCGACAAAATCAATGGTCGCTTGTTTAACGTTACCGGCGACCCGATTGACGGCTTGCCTGCCGTTTCAAAAGAAAATGGTCGTCCTATTCACAACCAGCCGCCTGCATTTGAAGACCTGAATACTGCAACAGAAGTATTGTTTACAGGTATCAAAGTTATCGACTTGATTGAACCTTACGCAAAAGGCGGTAAAATTGGTTTGTTCGGTGGTGCGGGTGTAGGGAAAACCGTATTGATTCAGGAACTGATTAACAATATTGCAAAAGGCTACGGAGGTCTGTCTGTATTTGCAGGCGTAGGCGAACGTACCCGCGAAGGAAACGATTTGCTCCGCGAAATGATTGAAGCCGGCATTATGAAATATGGCGACAAATTCCAACATTCGATGGAAGAAGGCGGATGGGATTTGAGCGCTGTGGATTTGGAAGGCTTGAAAGAATCAAGAGCAACATTCGTATTCGGTCAAATGAACGAACCGCCCGGAGCGCGCGCGCGCGTAGCTTTGAGTGGATTGACCATTGCAGAATATTTTCGCGACGGCGACGGCACAGGTAAAGGTAAAGACATCTTGTTTTTCGTAGATAATATCTTCCGTTTTACACAGGCAGGCTCTGAAGTTTCGGCATTGTTGGGACGTATGCCATCAGCCGTGGGTTACCAGCCTACTTTGGCTACGGAAATGGGTTTGATGCAGGAAAGAATTACTTCAACAAAAAATGGTTCAATCACTTCCGTACAGGCGGTATATGTACCTGCGGATGACTTGACCGACCCTGCTCCTGCAACAACATTTGCTCACTTGGATGCGACGACTGTATTGAGCCGTAAAATTGCGGATTTGGGTATTTATCCTGCAGTTGACCCGTTGGATTCTACTTCAAGAATTTTGACGCCGGCAATCGTGGGCGACAAACATTACGACTGTGCAAACAGAGTAAAATTGATTTTACAACGCTATAAAGAATTGCAGGACATCATCGCGATTTTGGGTATGGACGAACTCAGCGACGAAGATAAACTGACTGTTGCGCGTGCGCGTAAAGTTCAACGTTTCTTATCGCAACCATTCCACGTTGCAGAACAGTTTACAGGTTTGAAAGGTGTATTTGTAAACATTGATGATACAATCCGCGCATTCAATTCCATTATGGACGGCGAAGTGGATGATTATCCTGAAGCTGCTTTCAACCTTGTAGGAACTTTGGAAGATGCAATTGAAAAAGGTAAAAAACTATTGGCGCAAGCGCAAGGTTAA
- a CDS encoding Crp/Fnr family transcriptional regulator, whose amino-acid sequence MNNDKDYIKTLLSEHFPFFDNTVKDFICEHGIAEEIKAGTLILRSGKHLKYITLVADGEMKVYREGEDEGEIFLYYLEPGNACAFSLVCASKREISKVMIKAQKDSTIILVPVQAMETLMRSNKSWYRFVVETYRYRFDDLLSAFDSVVFKKLDERLEEYLQTQWQKNDGRPLELTHQQIADDLHSTREVISRLLKKMEQKGMLTIQRNAITMH is encoded by the coding sequence ATGAATAACGATAAAGACTATATCAAAACATTACTCTCAGAACATTTTCCGTTTTTTGACAATACCGTCAAGGACTTCATTTGTGAACACGGCATTGCAGAAGAAATAAAAGCCGGAACATTAATCCTTCGCTCGGGCAAACACCTGAAATACATTACACTCGTAGCTGACGGCGAAATGAAAGTGTACCGCGAAGGCGAAGATGAGGGCGAAATATTTTTGTATTATCTCGAACCGGGAAATGCTTGTGCATTCTCACTCGTATGTGCGTCTAAGAGGGAAATCAGCAAAGTGATGATTAAAGCGCAAAAAGACAGCACGATAATTTTAGTGCCTGTACAAGCGATGGAAACTTTGATGCGCAGCAACAAATCGTGGTACAGGTTTGTAGTCGAAACATATCGTTATCGTTTCGACGATTTGCTTTCGGCTTTTGACAGCGTAGTGTTTAAAAAATTAGATGAACGGCTGGAAGAATATTTGCAAACGCAATGGCAAAAAAATGATGGTCGCCCGCTGGAACTAACACATCAGCAAATAGCAGACGACCTGCATTCCACAAGAGAAGTTATTTCCAGATTATTGAAAAAAATGGAACAAAAAGGAATGCTTACCATTCAACGCAATGCCATTACGATGCACTGA
- a CDS encoding alpha/beta fold hydrolase: MKKIINGLFLVMAAMFLIKNNIMAQTSTSKKTANNASTILYKTVRINGQNIFYREAGQADKPVILFLHGFPSSSRMWQPLLENLSDNYHVIAPDYIGFGHSSQPPADSFDYTFDNLAAYMIKFINRLVLKKFVLVVQDYGGPIGMRIAEKYPEKIQAIVVQNAVCHKEGLSPLWQTRKAFWANKQRYYDAVKKNFISLEATKQRHIGNTPTPEKIDPDTYTDEYLFLNKPGMADIQLNLFYDYQNNVKHYPEWQEWLKKHQPKMLVVWGKYDPSFTVEGAWKYKDDVPTAEVHIVNGGHFALDEAEPEILHMMRDFLKRAL; encoded by the coding sequence ATGAAAAAAATAATAAACGGATTATTCCTTGTAATGGCAGCAATGTTCCTGATTAAAAACAATATTATGGCACAGACTTCTACTTCAAAAAAAACAGCAAACAATGCATCCACTATCTTGTACAAAACCGTTAGAATAAACGGACAAAATATTTTTTACAGAGAAGCCGGGCAAGCCGACAAGCCTGTAATCCTTTTCCTGCACGGCTTTCCGTCATCGTCCCGCATGTGGCAACCCTTGCTGGAAAATTTATCGGATAATTACCATGTAATAGCGCCAGACTATATCGGGTTCGGACACAGCAGCCAGCCACCCGCAGATAGCTTTGACTATACATTTGATAACCTTGCCGCCTACATGATTAAGTTTATCAATCGGTTGGTGCTAAAGAAATTTGTGCTGGTAGTACAGGATTACGGCGGTCCGATAGGAATGCGCATAGCGGAAAAATATCCCGAAAAAATTCAGGCAATCGTTGTTCAGAATGCCGTTTGCCATAAAGAAGGGCTTTCGCCTTTATGGCAAACCCGGAAAGCTTTTTGGGCAAATAAGCAAAGATATTACGATGCCGTAAAGAAGAATTTTATAAGTCTGGAAGCCACTAAGCAAAGACATATCGGCAACACGCCCACGCCCGAAAAAATTGACCCCGATACTTATACGGATGAATATTTATTTCTGAACAAGCCCGGTATGGCAGACATTCAGCTGAATCTTTTTTACGACTATCAAAACAACGTGAAGCACTATCCCGAATGGCAGGAATGGCTGAAAAAACATCAACCCAAAATGCTGGTTGTTTGGGGAAAATACGACCCCTCATTTACGGTGGAAGGCGCGTGGAAATACAAGGATGATGTACCCACCGCCGAAGTACATATCGTCAATGGTGGTCATTTCGCGCTGGATGAAGCCGAACCTGAAATACTACACATGATGCGAGATTTTTTGAAAAGGGCTTTATAG